The Deltaproteobacteria bacterium sequence CGACCTGATCGAGAACAACCGGCGGCGGATTCAGTTGCTGGAGCAGGCGGCGCGGCTGCTCTACAAGGAGTGGTTCGTCCACCTCCGTTTCCCCGGCCATGAGCATGTCAAAATTAAAAATGGCGTGCCGGAGGAGTGGGAGAACAAACCACTTGGAGAAATCGGGACGCTGAATTATGGGAAAGGTCTTAAAGCCGATAATCGTATCCCTGGTGCTTTCCCTGTATACGGTTCAAGCGGGGTCGTTGGAACTCACGATAAAGCTTTGGTTGAAGGACCAGGAATCATTGTGGGGCGCAAAGGTAATGTGGGAAGCGTTTATTGGTCGGAAAATGACTTTTTCCCAATCGATACTGTTTACTTCATTGATTCAGCATCAAGCAGTTTTTATCTATACTACGCGTTGTTACATACCCAATTCATAAGTACCGATGT is a genomic window containing:
- a CDS encoding restriction endonuclease subunit S; the encoded protein is DLIENNRRRIQLLEQAARLLYKEWFVHLRFPGHEHVKIKNGVPEEWENKPLGEIGTLNYGKGLKADNRIPGAFPVYGSSGVVGTHDKALVEGPGIIVGRKGNVGSVYWSENDFFPIDTVYFIDSASSSFYLYYALLHTQFISTDVAVPGLNRDYAHSRKILLAEANIRSLFEELVSPIHTQISTIRRYNEILSRARDLLLHRLMNGDITV